A window of Eucalyptus grandis isolate ANBG69807.140 chromosome 4, ASM1654582v1, whole genome shotgun sequence genomic DNA:
AGAGtattttcagtttggaaattggAGCTTCCTTGTTCGAATTGATTGCATGTGAACTCCTCAAGgttggtcaaaaaaaaaaaaaaaaaactcctcaacaaaaaaaaactaaggaCTTAGATTTAATCGACCAACAATTGTTtaactttcaaaattttaatatggagTTCACTTGagtattataactttttttcgatcacttaagtgctaatttttttttttaaaatcattcacttgagtgccatcGGCAATTTAGGTTGCCGAAAAGTCCAACGTgccattaatttattataaacaaGCTAACGTGGCTTGCCAGGAATAATCCAATCAGCAAATACCAAATGAAACAGCGTAGTTTTGGCCCttatatgattaaaaaaaaaaattataccaaaaaaaaaaaaaaaaaaccaaaatagaaaaagaaaagggggaagggATTTGTTGCTCGCCAAATGCTCTgtttctctctgttcttctccATGGCTGAGCCATGGTTTTCTCAGCCGAGCTTGTAAAGAGGCAAAAGTTTTGGAGGAGATGTTCAGGCAATGAAAAGGGGGAAAACGTGAATTGAGTTGAATAATTATGAAAGCTGAAGAGTGGTCAGAGAAAATCAGAAAGGGGCTGAATTGGAAACAAGATGAGTCGGCAAAATAGagggataaaagaaaaaagaaaaaaaacagtaTTGGCTGAGAAGAGACCTAAGATGTTGGTGAATTTTCCCTAATGCAGCCAATGTGACATCTCCATCACCTTATTTCTCTGCGATTTACAGGATTCCAACAAGGACCATGGCGATTCATGTCCTAGACCCAACAATTTCTTTGCGATTCCTCTAAATCAAGCACTACTCCTTGCATCATGCTATTACACTCGTCATCATCTCAATCTCACCAAACCAATTCGACTAGTCCCCACTTTGCTATCTCATTGAATTGTCCACTGCTTATATCAACTATCTCCGGATCTGAACATGTCCTTAAAAGGATCACGGAGGAAACAGGCAAGAGAACTACCTTGGGGTGAAAAACCCCGCGTTGTCCTCTTATTTTCTCTCTGTCGAGaagataaagataaatagaGAATTAGGAAACTTAACGGTAGTGAAGATAGATATCACGTTAGGACTTCGGTTCTGGTTATTAACGGCTAGGCAAGTATAATACCTCCCGTCTTGAAGTGAGTGAGAGCGTTGGTTAAATGCCCACATTAGGTTGACACACCTTGTCCTCAACCACAGGTTGACCTAGTTCCCCCGGTTGAGGACAGTGCCTTATAAGCTTGAATTGTCCACTACTCATATCAACTATCTCATACACTTGAATTTCCATTGCCTATCTCAAGATCGAACCTCTCTATTGCTCAAGCTTATCGCTAAAGCATTCCTCTTTCTAGAATTTggggtttcattttgaaatgaatttggGGATGAAATAAAACGACTTCCCTTTCTTGCCACGTCAATCAAAGATTATCCAAGTTGGACTTTAACTCTCTTTTAAAAAAGTCACGtggtgataaaaaattattttgaaatgcCATGTAGGAGGATTTGCTAGAATAAATACTTAAGTAAAAGTTTTTTCACCAATTTTATCCTCATGTATGTACCGTAcaaaagttatggtacttatACTATTCTTATCTAACTTATCGATGCATGTCTCTTGTAGAGTATCTGTGGGgtataaaataaattacataCACAAGGGAAATTGAGTACTGGCTAACCAAATTAAAACCAACAAATGATTGAATTTTGCCCTTCAAGCTTACAGATTAGGGTGATTGATGCAATTTTGCAATATTGAAGGTGCCAAATCATGTCCTGTACATATTTGGCTTTGGCCCATGCGCAGGCATTTTGGCAATCTACCTGTTAGATCTAAATCTAatacaaatttgacaaataggCAATTGGACAAACAAACTCAAGCTTGTCTTCTAATTTTAGCTTGACCACAAAGGGATCGAACTTTTACAAAAAGCAATTGTTCTTAGAGATTGATGGTGTGTGAATGTGCGTGAGAAAGGCGTGCTAGCTCCTGAGAGCAAAAGTGATGCGGTAATCAACTAATCTGAATGACAAGGAATCTAATGTGCTTGAAATTAAAGTGCGAAAACTATGAATTTGGCTAAAACGAAGaaactaaaatgaaataaagCAAAGTGCGAGAGATCTAAGGAAAATCGAAATCACGATGCGAGATCTAAGGAAAATCGAAATCACAacgcagaaaaaaaaaaatctaaagatgaagatattttccattgTTCGAACActcaaacattttcctgaaaaaaaaattatcaaaaattgaattttaatatttttaattgaaaaaaatttattttatttatttatatttttttaaaatgattttttaattatttatatttttaaaataggcGAGTGCTTGAAAATGAGATAAACTTCACTGAAATTAAATGGAACATTAAGGCTTAAAGAGCGTCATAAGATGCCTATTCGTCCCACAGGTACCTGGATGGATCCACGGGCCTTAGCTCTCTAGGTTTCGTTAGAAGCTCCTTTGCATGTGCACATAGGTGGTTTGACTTCCCAAACACTGCCCGAGGCTTTTAGCTATCAATTAACATAGGTTTACCTGATCTAGATTATAAGCTCATGATCATTTGCACCTAATAAATAACCTGAACCTAAAATTTGGGAAGATCCTAGGAACTAAGGTGCTACTACCTGGCAACTCTGGTTTGCAAAATTCGAGATACTACATTGCGATAATTCGAAGGTTGTCGAGGCATCTTTCAACGGCAGTCTTAGGCTTGAATGTGCGTTGAATACCAGCTGTCCAGGCCCCTCTTCGGTCTGAACAGCGTACGATCAATCCACTTCTTGTCCGTTCGAGCTTGTCCAGCCGATCCTTGGTGTCCCCTTTGTGATGACCCTATCCGCGTGAGCATTCAGGTAGTTTCATTTTCACGTGATTGTAACATACAAATAACAGTAAACAGCGAAGACCTATTCGCGGTTTGACTCGTGACTACAATTCGAGTAGTTTTGAGTCACCCTTAGACATCAAGTTTTCGTTTTGACATCAATGTGCATCCTCAATTGTGATTTTTCAGGTTCTGTTTATCATTACCTATTTTCCGTTTATcatcttttagatttttttttttttttaaattttatgctAGGGATAGTCGAGATTACTTTCTTACTTTTGTCATAAACTATCTTTAGAGTTGTTCTGCATCAGAAATTAAGATGCTCACTCGTATTCTATTTCTCGTTTTTAAGCGTACTTACTTTTATAAGCATTGTTGAAGGGGTCTTATGTCAGGGCATTATGATAAGGTTTTGCATTAATTGTGCCTAATATGGATTGGTTTAGATTTGGATATTaggaataaattcaaaaaaaaattgcaagaaaaaaattattctttcctaaaaagaaaatataccgATAGCAAACATTAGTAAATTCGCATGATCAAGtctcaaaactcaaaatttgTGGTTCGTTGGAGTAGGTCGTTCTCTTGTGCTTTACTCAGTTCCTGAACtgtctaaaataaattaatggtGACTTTAAAACTAGTTGATTAATAATAAAAGAGGAACCAACTTGCAATCATTAGGTTTTGAAAGCATCCTCTGCAAGAGGACTTTTCTAGTTGGCCTAGCAATCTCCTAAACCCCACGAGGCCTGATCTCGGAAAtatcacaaaataaatataacCACATCATCACCAAGGATATTTCTTTACAAAGCCTTtcgttttaataattttatttcgattctctctttcattttttaagaaaattatgatAGGAACGTGTGAATCAACGTCAAGAGCCACTGAGAGAAAGTACATGTTCACATTGGAAAAAGTAATTTACATCCTTGCAATTTGTAgcatttacaaatttttttttttccttatcacAATAAAATCAACATCTATGGAAAAACTTAGTTAGTGAAaagattatgaattttttttaaacaagcaAAGAAGAGTCATTATAATACATTTCCTCTGAGCATTTTCATTAACAAGCACACGTGTCTGACGAAATTTTTCGCAAAGCGCGAGTTTCAAATAgtttttcacatatttttcctctctcttttaattattttctttttttttatttcttttttcccctttcatcatttctaataaaatttagtaaattgtactaatgtaactaaaatactaaaatacctacaatatataataaatataaatatttatttttatctatatgttgaatttatattataagatataattaaattgaaatatataaataaaaataaatattaaatataaaaataaattgatgtattttttaaattttattaatttaagaaatttattattcgagaaaaataattttcttattaattttatcCGGTTACATCTTTCTTAtatccaatttaattttatctcGAGCCAATACTAAATGCATGATTAAATATCCTAAATTTTGTCTTGACTATCAAACACAACCTTTGGACATAAACTACTGTGTTGTGATGGAGGTTAGAGGCCTATACTTCTAGATTGAGaatgtgtttgtttcacgaaaaattaatcatttgaattttttttttcaaaaaatggttacttgtatcacttacaaaaatatatattatggcctgataaataaatatataaatatatatagagagagggGGCATATATCACGGCCTGATAAATTGATGCGTTCTAGAAGTTTTCGAAACAAAGGACCGTGGCCCATCCATGAGCAAGCAACCCTCCAGCTTCCTGAAACATTAGGGTATTCTTTAATACTCCTCAAAAGGGGCAATGTGGTAATTATATATCTACGTAATGATGTAGTGATCGTAGAAGATTTAAACATCATTAGATCAAAGATGAGATCTATGGTGATGGATTGACCCCGTACTTGTATGAATAGGGACTTCCTCCCTCTTAATTATATTATCTCATTTACAAGTGAAATGTACTAAAAGTTCTCTCTTAAGAGTTCCTTTCTACGATCATTGTAAGTCAAGTGTGGATAAAGCTGACTTGAGAGAAACCCTAAAGTTGCATAAGTTATGAAATATTAGATTGATTGACCCATGACAAGTTTCTTCAACTATTCTAGCTCAACATATATGAAATCAAGAATTAAAGCAATTtgcataaaaaagaacataatgtAGCATAAAAAAACAGTATGATTTTAGCATAAAAAGAACGTTACTCACGATTATTTCTTTGTTATCATTATTGCTAATTCGAGTTCATAAATTCCATTTGGATTCGTAAAACACCTGCCCATTCATGAACCATAAGTTCGTATGGGTCCATTAAATGTCGTATATAACCTCTCATCTTGTAAGTTTTTGCAACACCAAAATATCAGATTGGTcataatttcccttttttccgTTCATAAATATACCTCTATGATTGTAAGTTTTGCAACCTGCTATCGTAGGTCAATATTTCACGCTTGTCCCCTTTTCTCTTACGGGACAGTAGAAGGACCTCTATAATCAGTTAATCACTAAATTCATAAGCTGGCgttgaagaaattaaagcaaCCTTTATAAATTGATCACATCTAAGTGATACCAGACCATcctttaattggaaaattaaacTGACAGATCTTTGTTTGAGGCTTGTTTGGTGTTCGATTAGATTCTTCGAAAGCCATTAGAAGAGGACCAAGACTTTTTAAAACTCCCTCGCAAACAATAGCGGGGCTAAGCGGTTGGAGATTGACGAATTCTATGTTTGTCACTTGCGCAAAGGAAGTGCAACTCCTTCAgaggccctttttttttcccattaagtGATATTCTAGACCAGTGTTCACCAAGCCAAGGCCACGTCTACCCACGGCAGCAAATAGGAAATTCGCGAGGAAAATTTCAATCATGACTTGATACCAAGTGATTGCCCCAAGTATTGTAATCTCTAAAACTACATTTGGCAGTTAGGATAAAATTCGAGATAAGATATGATTTATCTTATCATACGTTTGGTTCTTGCTTAGGAcaagataaagtcggatataagagGAATAGATCAGATAAAATCATCTTATAGAGGAAGTGGGATAAAGGTAGATAAGATTTTAATgtcataatagaaaagttatttttctcgaataataaacttattaaattaataacattgaagttatatttcaatataaataatatttcaattctaatttaagaaataaaaaataaaattttttttaatttaatcttatattaatttatatattcaactttaattctatcttataatatacattcaatctataaattatatatttatatttattacatattttaggtatttttgtattttaggtatattagtacaatttactatttgataaaattttattaaaaatgatgaaatgggaaaaagaaataataaagaaaataatttaaaaagaaaaaataataataaattagaGAATAGTGTTGCAAGAGATTTTCATCATCTAAGTTAATGAATTTTAAgttcatttacaatgatatgtcatttatatcaaaaaatatatgatatgatataaatataaatttatccGACCCAAATAATATataggaaataagaaaattccaagtttttatattctattatatCAAGTTTTATCCTGATTAAAAATTGGACGACCAAACATAACCTAAGGCTTTTGAGCAAAGACATGGGATGGTTCAAATTTGCCAACCGATGGGGACAGAAGGCCCAAACTATAATGTAATGAAATTGCTGGCATTGGaatcatcatcataaatttgttcTTGCCCTGCCAAATTTAGTGTCAATTAGCCGTCTTCTGCAGATCTTCACTGAAAATATTCCACCTCGGTAAACGCCAAACCTGTTCCAAAATATATGTTCAATCTTCTATCAAGATGCCACGAAACTTTCTGCAACATTAACATTGTATCTGTCAATACACAACACAACATGAACACTCTCGTGCTACCGTTTGTTCTGCTCTTCTTTCCCCTTGTGGCTTCAACCACGACCCAAGAAAGTTTCATGCAATGCATCAAAACTCGATTCAGTGACTACACGAAGACCTTCGAAATCATATACTCCTCCAAATCCTCCTCCTATCCGCACCTCTTGCAATCTTCTGAACAGAACCCCAGATGGGTCAACTCTTCTAGGTCAACTTTGAAGCCCCTCCTCATCGTCACGCCTTTCCACGAATCTGAAATCCAAGCAGCCATACTTTGCACCAAAAAACATGGCCTACAGATCAGGGTCCGCAGCGGAGGCCACGACTATGAAGGCCTGTCCTATCGCTGCAAAACCCCGTTCATCCTTGTCGACTTGGTCAACCTCTGTTCGGTGGACATCAACCTCGAAGAGGAAGTAGCTTGGGTTCAATCCGGTGCAACGCTTGGGGAACTCTATTATAGCATTGCCATGGAGAGCAAAGTCCATGGGTTCCCTGCTGGTATATGTCCTAGTGTTGGGATTGGTGGGCATCTTAGTGGAGGTGGGTTTGGTACTATGTTGAGAAAGCATGGCCTAGCAGCTGATAATGTCATTGATGCTGATTTAATTGATGTCAATGGGAGAATCCTCAACAGAGAATCAATGGGTGAGGACTTGTTTTGGGCCAtaagaggtggtggtggagcTAGCTTCGGAATCATATTGTCATGGAAAATCAAGTTGGTCAGGGTCCCACCGACCGTGACGGTCTTCACAGTATCGAGATCGCTTGAACAAGGCGCAATCGAGCTGGTGCACAGGTGGCAATACATTGCACATGAGCTATCTGAGGATCTCTTCATTAGGGTGATAATTCAGGATGTGGATGATCCAAATAATGGGGGCGCAAGAACCGTACAAGCCGCATTTAACAGTTTGTTCCTTGGTAAATTGGATTGTCTTATGCCACTGATGAACCAAAGCTTTCCTGAGCTGGGACTGAAGGTCGACAATTGCACCGAAATGACTTGGATTGAGTCCGTGCTCTATTTCGCCGGCTACAAGAAGGACGACCCACTGGAGGTATTGTTAGACAGGAACACGCTATACAAGAGCTACTTCAAAGCGAAGTCGGATTTCGCGCAGGAACCCATTCCAGAAGTCGGATTGAGAGGAATATGGGAAAGGTTTTTGGAAGAGGAGATCGTGTTCATGATAATGGACCCCTATGGTGGGAAAATGAATGAGATACCAGAGTCAGAACTACCATTTCCTCACAGGAGGGGCAATTTGTACAACGTACAGTACCTGGTGAAGTGGGTTCAAAATGGGGTTAAAGCGTCCAAAAAGCATTTGCACTGGATGAGAATGCTGTACAATTACATGACACCATATGTCTCTGCGTCACCTAGAGCTGCCTATTTGAATTACAGAGATCTCGACTTGGGAATCAACGGGAAAGGCGAAGAGAGTTACTCAGGAGCGAGCGTTTGGGGCGTAAAATACTTCAAGGACAACTTCAAGAGGCTGGCCATCGTGAAGGGTCGGGTCGATCCTGAGAACTTTCTCAGGAGCGAGCAGAGTATTCCGCCATATCCTGCACTCAAGAAGGGGAGGTGACTGGCTGTCAGCCTTAGATTGCATGACTGTGTGTCAACCTCAGATTGCATAGCCATGTATAAGATTTCACTTCCATGACAGTTTGTGGTTTGTGTATCAGGCTTTAGATTGCATAACTACGAATTAGCCTTTGATTCAGAATTTCTTTGGGAGTAGGATTTTCGTCGTGTGACTACGTGTCAGCTTCAAGATTACATAGCTGTGTCGCAGCTATTGCATGACAGAGTTATAGATTTAAATGATTGCTTTGCTGCATGACATTTTTCTCGATGTCATTTGGCGACCAAACGCATGGCCAAAACTGTTTTGCGCCAAGAAGTTTAAGATTTTAACGTGGTCATATCACTGTCTCTTGATTGTTAAAGTTCAATCAGTTTCAAATATTACCTAAACCTTTAGACGTCCAACCGACTTAGGCTATTCTGAATTGATTAGTGGCCACTCCGGATTGGTATATATGTTCATGTATAGAAGATGAAATTATGCTTGTAGAGGAAATCTACATTGCGAATATATAAATAGAGCAAGGGATAGAAGAGATTGAAAAGAGATCAAATTGCCTATGCAAACTTTGTCGGACACTTCCTCTAATTAGCCTAAGAAAAGGCAAACCCCATCCCCAGACCAGGGCGCCGTACACAAATTTCAAGttctttcatcttcaagcattTCAAATTCCACAACGGAGCATTACATGAACAGGAACTCGAAGGCGAGCTTCCACGATTCCAATATGAAACATTCCAGGACATTCATCCTCAAGGGAGACTTTTCCTTTTGAATGCCATGCAATGTGACTTCAAATTCATCCCTCTCTTCGAATACAATCTTTCAGCTCTCgttcaaaaagagaagaaaaaaaaagtcgagaATTCCTTTTATGTAATACGACATCAAAGTCACATCCTGAATCTCTTCCATTTATTTATAAGAAAGATTAGaaaggaacaaaataaaataaaaagaaaaagaaaagagccatGACTCGTAAAAGCAGTGCGGCTCAAAAGCAAAGGCAAATGTCGGAAGCGCAGACAAACAATCAGTACAAAATTCCCCCCGCGAAGGTAGCTTTTTGATGTAATAACGTACCAAGTCCCGGCAGCCGAATGTAGCAGTCGGAGTTCGAAAAGCCTGGACGGACATTCTACCTTGAAGAAAGTTCATGCCCATCGAATGAAATCTCTAATTTCAGAAACCCAAGAACGTTCATTCTGATTGCTCTAACTGGACATCGTTCGAGCCTTTTTATCCTTCTCCCTAAAGGATCCTTTCTATTTCAAGACCTCGGCCAGGCTCACGTTATGTCCTTGGTGCAAGTCCTCATTGACTGGTCAAAGATCGGTGATCGCACAACTTGAAGATCTGTCTCGAGGATCTTTTGCCTAAAATCATTCGAGAGTTTGAGAGAACTATTTGATGCGGGAGCATaactccatcgaccaactcagaactaTCGATGCTTATCtaagccaagaaagaaattgagcattatgtgcttcgatggatcattttgaatgaataatatCAATTACTTATCCATATTTTGTGGTATGATGGGAGGTCATTTTAGACGTTTTGCAtgaccaattaatgaaatttcAAGAGGGTAATTTTCTAGTCAAGGGAGGAGTACGGAATTTTTCCCAGGCTAATAAATGCATTTCCTAAGTTCCTAAGTGTCTTTATTGTTATGTAATTTTCAAGAGTCAAAGGTCTaaattcctaggtcattaaagtctaAAATCCTCCGATAAACAGGgaaaaactatccaatgtaaaGAGAtccaaatttgatgaatgaaaattgtgagatttcctCTATTTGAGTAAACAtcagtggataactcctttcggtctCTCTATTTTTacagcgtagatcactccttggtggtgagccaagaaaccctttatccttggctggtgaaAGCTTTAGGTTTTGGTGGTGAatttcgtagatctcgatcctcatcttcagttggtggcgtggcctttacACCTTGAAAGGAAATCGTTTAATCTTTTCTTATTATCCTTCATTTATTTCCCGTATATACTACTCCATATACTTAatcagaaaaatcccaaaagaaaataaattccatTATGGAATCATTTGTCCCCATCACGCATCACTATTTATGATATATGCGCCCTAAAAAAgagtaattgaaattttctaacATTCAAATCTCTACATCTCGAGTATCACGTCCCAATATTCAAATTTGTTTCAGCTAGAACTTCTTACCCATGAGCATTTGATTTGAACTCTTTACATGCCTATATTATTTCCTGCATCATTCTTCTGTCTTCACTCTTCTGCGTCATTCTTCTGCGAGCACTTGTTTGCCTCATTCGTCCGCATGACCTTTCAACATGTAATTCCCCATATGCATAATCGACTTGTGTACGAATATGATCACGCATTATGTCCGCAATATGAACATCTAGCTCTAATCTTGCACGTTCATCTCTTCATGCTGTCTTCATTTCAAACAACGTTTTCCAAATATTTAGAAACTTCCCTCCGTTCCTTTAAAGAATCAGATACAGACGTCGAATTTCCCATGGCCCAGGCAGGCTTATCACGACACACTCCCGCTTTTCACACATGTATGTTCAATTTCTCAAACTATCGATCAGCCATTCGGCTCTCTCAGAGTTATAGCAACCTCCTACATTAGTAACCAAAACCAATCATCTCAGTCAAAATTGAATCTGGCTCATAGATTTCAATGCGAAACGTCTATAAGTATTTGCTCAAACGCTTTGCCGCTCCTTTCGTAAATTCACTAGCACTGAGCTGGAAGTACTGGACACCACTGCAAAATGAATTACTGTTTCCACTCCCCAGTAGCTTCAGCGCATTCGAGTATAAGCTATCACCGCAGTTCGCACACATTGTTACATCTCCAGAGGCATTGCATTCCACCGACCTGCAAATGGGCGACAACCTCAGCATCAATGAAATATGTTACGGCGCGTTAGCTTTCCTCCTCCAAATTAGGATATGTTTTTAGGTCTGATACATGTGCGTCCACGCCCAAGGCCTCACAATAAGCTAGCAGGATGGCATGTGAAAGACCAGAATCGATAGATAAATATATTTAGTCAAAACAGCAAGAAACTGGACAAAATGGCTTTCCATTCTCATCCTCTGAGCAAAAATCCTTCCCCGAACATTCCAGTTACACAAATTGCAGTATGGCAAGCCAAATTGCGATATCGACATCAAAAAGTTTCTCCCATCAGATCCAAAATTGCCATGCCACCAACCGCATTGCAATAATCTACAAAAAGTGAAAGTTGCCGCTATTTCCGCTCTGCTTCAATAACTTAAACCTGACAATTCTGTGTAGAGCTTGTGAATTGACTGATCTTCTAGTACAAGAAAAGCGAGTCAGCACATGAAGCTCAGATTCTATCTACAGTTGCTGACTGGAAGAAGATTACAAATCAAGGTTTTCTGTTCTCTTgttaaagaagaaaaccatTTTCTGACACCACAGGCAGGGGCAGACTGACTCACACTCGCATTACCCTGTAAAATATTCTCAAAATCTAGGGGCACAAGCCGAAGCAGAGCAGTTGCGATAGCAGTCTGAGTAGAGAAGCCCATGTTCAAGGTGGTGGCCTGTCGGAGAAAGCTATACAAGGAAGACCTCAAACTTTGGACTCCTACATCATCAAAGCCACCGGCTTTAACTCCAAGCCTGAAATTAGAACAAAACATAGTTAATGCATACGAAACAAAGCATGTACAAGAAAGACGATCAAGGGAAAAGCTATAggcaatttgccaaaattaacGTTAAAGGAGTACTGTTTCATTTATTATCATCCTGTTCAAGCC
This region includes:
- the LOC104442464 gene encoding berberine bridge enzyme-like 22, producing the protein MNTLVLPFVLLFFPLVASTTTQESFMQCIKTRFSDYTKTFEIIYSSKSSSYPHLLQSSEQNPRWVNSSRSTLKPLLIVTPFHESEIQAAILCTKKHGLQIRVRSGGHDYEGLSYRCKTPFILVDLVNLCSVDINLEEEVAWVQSGATLGELYYSIAMESKVHGFPAGICPSVGIGGHLSGGGFGTMLRKHGLAADNVIDADLIDVNGRILNRESMGEDLFWAIRGGGGASFGIILSWKIKLVRVPPTVTVFTVSRSLEQGAIELVHRWQYIAHELSEDLFIRVIIQDVDDPNNGGARTVQAAFNSLFLGKLDCLMPLMNQSFPELGLKVDNCTEMTWIESVLYFAGYKKDDPLEVLLDRNTLYKSYFKAKSDFAQEPIPEVGLRGIWERFLEEEIVFMIMDPYGGKMNEIPESELPFPHRRGNLYNVQYLVKWVQNGVKASKKHLHWMRMLYNYMTPYVSASPRAAYLNYRDLDLGINGKGEESYSGASVWGVKYFKDNFKRLAIVKGRVDPENFLRSEQSIPPYPALKKGR